aaaaatgttttttaaaaCAGGGCCTGTAGGGTTGAATTTATATAACATGAAAGAACAAGAACTGTTCTTGCGATAGATCCAAAAAAGTTATCATTCATAATAGATTAAACTAAAACTAATTTGGAGAGCAATGGTACATATTGGTTATATGAAGAAAATTAACTATCTGGTTTGGTACTGTGCAAAGAGCATCTAATGAGAATGTTGCTTGGACCAATTTGTTGATGGCACATTCTTCTCTGTAGGCTTCAGGAGATCGACATGCAATATGTCGCCAAGATATTGAAAAAGTACATCTCTCATGCCCTTTCTAGTTTCTAAAAACAATTTTAGTAGAATAAAAAACTATGAAAGATTGACTTCCTTCATTCTTGCAGGTAGTTTGTCTACTCTGTGATACTGAACAGCCGGTACGACTTAaattgttgcgaaaatttctttGAGTACTCGCACCTCGTGAAGATGTCGTTATGCTTGTACTGAAACTTTGTTTATTGTTCAGGTTTCACAAGTGTGTGTAAGCTGTGGAGTCAATATGGGAGAGTACTTCTGTGATATATGCAAATTTTATGATGATGATGTAAGTTCTAAGTTCGTTATCTGTTGTCAGACTTGTATCGTTCCTACCAACCAATGCATTTTTCTTCACTTATTATGTGGTACAGACAGAGAAATTGGTGTACCATTGCAAAGATTGTGGCATATGCAGGTGAGCAAGCACAAAAAAAAAGCTTTCGATCAGTCATATAATTAAGCAAAGTTCTGACCCTGTGTTTACTCAATTCAACTAGGGTTGGTGGCAAGGAAAATTTCTTTCACTGTGTGAAGTGTGGTACGCTTTGCTTGAACCAATTTGATTATATAGTTTTTTAGTTGAATGTTCTTCCATATGCAATCAGTAGTTCAGTACCATGCTAATTGCTAAATTATGCACTCTTCGAGTAACTGTCATGATAGAGTGCCATTACTTTTAGCGGACTAGTTATTTCCCCTTGCATTTGTTCCTTGTTTAGATATCAGTACATTGTTTGATATAAACTAAATACTGAAGAAAAATTGAAGTAGGGATTCTGTTATTTCTTTTCTATAAGGAAAATGATCCATGACCCATGGTGAAGTGTGCAGATTATACCAATATAAAATTGTTGAGACCGACATCTAGGGTGATAAAAAAATAGCATCGAAGAAACTGCACAACTTTTAAAGTTATAGATTCACTAGTAAACCTACATTTGGGTAATCTTTGTGTCAATGCTTAAATTTGTATTTCTTACTCTTTTCATTTCTACAATGAACAGGGTCTTGCTATTCTGTTGCACTGCGTGATAACCATCAGTGTGTGGAAAACTCAATGAGACAGAATTGCCCAATCTGTTATGAGGCAAGATTGATAATTTGCTGTTTCTGGAATTAACTAGCTTTGCACTTCTTTGGAACAAACTAGAATTTATAACTGAAACTTCGTCTGCAGTATCTATTTGATTCGTTACAAGGAACAAGAGTTCTTAACTGTGGACACACGATGCACATGGAATGCTTTTCTGATATGGTGGAACATAACAAGTAAAACCCTACACCTGTATTAATTTGGAGGCATGCTTCATTATGATTCTTTGGAACTTCTCTGAGGCGGTGGTGTTTATGGTAACTTGTGTCGGTCTTTTAATGCTACAGATACACTTGTCCAATATGCTCGAAGACAGCTCTTGACATGACACGTCACTGGGAGATGTTGGATCAAGAGgtacctccccccccccccccccctactgAAAACAGCTTGTAAACTGGCAGAGTCAAACAATTATTGGTAGTAACTTCAGAAGCTAGGATGTGATTTCCTGGGGCACAGGGCTGTACAAAAACAAAACCCACTTCTTTTAGGAAACCCTCCTTTCATATGATATAATAGATGATACTGTACAATAGTATTAGTATTTGTTGGTTGGATAAAAAAATTGAGTCACACTGCAAGTTTTGATGTTCTGGGAAGCTATATTCTGCTTGTCTTTTTTTACTTGCTGAATGACTGATGGTCTGTTCCTTGTTATTTTTTGTAGATTGAAGCAACAATCATGCCTCCTGTATATCGTTACAAGGTATTCTTCTTCATTTATTTTCACTCAGCTATGCACTCCAACTATTAACCTGCTTATTAGTTGTCTTAGCTATGGCATTGAACAATGGATAATAAGCGTATAAGTTGATTATTGCTATATAATTCAGAGCACACGTCACTTATAGCAGTTTCATACCTGCCTATGATAATTTTCTGCAGCCTTCTATTACTGACAAATCAGGGTAGCTAAGCATCCCACAGGGGAAAGCCCCCCCCTCCCTTCCCTGTATGGTCTTTCTGTTCTTATTTAGGCGAATCTTTTGAAGTGGCGAGAGCTGAACAATTTGTAATGCAAATGCAAATGTGTTTTTTATCTAAGTAGTGCCTTTTCTCCTTGTGCTAAAAACTTGGCCAGATTTGGGTGCTCTGCAACGACTGCAACAAGGTCTCAGAAGTGAACTTCCATGTAATTGGCCACAAGTGCAGCCACTGCAACTCGTACAACACCCGATCGACATCACGGCCCGCAGATTCATCCGGAAGCAGCTCACCAACAACAGACTAATCCGACAACAACCTGTAGTGAATTCTTCACGCCCGGTCCACGCCTGGCAGATGAAAGCAATGCCAGGACCATACAATCGAAGAAAGAACATTGTTTCGTGGCACGCGGCGTCCCTGCCTTCGAATCGTCAAGTCTCCATGACGCCTTTGCCCTTATTCTGTCAAGATTCAATTCATTCCTTGAATCCACATCTGTTGTCGGAACTCCCAGCAACCTCATTTGTGCCTGTTCTACCTAGACGTACAACTTGTCCGTCTCCTGAACGCCGCCATTGTATCAGACTCGTTGGGTGGAGGTGAAACCCAGCATGTTATCAATATCCGACTGTAACCCTATGGTAGTAAGAACTAATAAGATGAGCATACCTTGCCTGTTGTTTACTTGGTTGTGCGCCTGTAACAATCTGTTTCTGAATTGCATGTCTGGTAACTTGGTGAGACTAGTAGAAGTAGAACTGGGTTCATGTTTTATCCTCTGAGAGCTTAGTCAAATGTGCCTCTGGTAATTTTACGTGCATAGATCTTTCAAGGTATTTTTGGTTGCACCATCACAAGAGTCGAGAGGCTTGCCGGGCTGCAACCATTGCAATGGTGGGTCCGCCGATGGCAGGCGGGCCCAGGCGTTCCGTTGACCGCGGTCAACGCTCGCACGGACTCGGGGAAGCGGGCCGCCGTCCGTCAATGCGCGCTTCCTCAGGCCCTCCCTCGgcttctgccgccgccgccgccgccttcctcgcctccggcgtccggccgccgccaccgcgcgctcGAAACCGCTCTCCCTCGCCACGGTACGTCAGCGCCTCCCCACCGTCCTCTGCTTATTCGTTTCGCACTTTCGCTCTGATGATAATCTGATGTGGCAACTTCGCCGGAAACCCGACCC
The nucleotide sequence above comes from Panicum virgatum strain AP13 chromosome 3K, P.virgatum_v5, whole genome shotgun sequence. Encoded proteins:
- the LOC120699672 gene encoding E3 ubiquitin-protein ligase MIEL1-like; this encodes MGGAHFPGDNDAAEVDAACDGEVDRRDVGKMEHGCEHYRRRCKIVAPCCKQVFPCRHCHNEATASGDRHAICRQDIEKVVCLLCDTEQPVSQVCVSCGVNMGEYFCDICKFYDDDTEKLVYHCKDCGICRVGGKENFFHCVKCGSCYSVALRDNHQCVENSMRQNCPICYEYLFDSLQGTRVLNCGHTMHMECFSDMVEHNKYTCPICSKTALDMTRHWEMLDQEIEATIMPPVYRYKIWVLCNDCNKVSEVNFHVIGHKCSHCNSYNTRSTSRPADSSGSSSPTTD